One Solanum lycopersicum chromosome 4, SLM_r2.1 DNA window includes the following coding sequences:
- the LOC101267698 gene encoding large ribosomal subunit protein uL29-like: MARIKVHELRNKSKTDLLAQLKDLKAELALLRVAKVTGGAPNKLSKIKVVRLSIAQVLTVISQKQKSALREVYKNKKYLPLDLRPKKTRAIRKRLTKHQSSLKTEREKKKEMYFPIRKYAIKV; the protein is encoded by the exons ATGG CGAGAATAAAGGTTCATGAGTTGAGGAACAAGTCGAAGACAGACCTTTTGGCTCAGTTGAAGGATCTGAAGGCGGAGCTTGCTCTTCTCCGTGTTGCAAAGGTCACCGGTGGTGCTCCTAACAAGCTATCCAAAAT CAAGGTGGTAAGGTTGTCAATTGCACAGGTTTTGACTGTCATCTCACAGAAGCAAAAGTCAGCTCTTAGGGAAGTTTACAAGAACAAGAAGTACTTGCCTCTTGATCTTCGCCCCAAGAAAACCAGAGCAATCCGTAAACGTTTGACTAAGCACCAG TCATCCTTGAagacagagagagagaagaagaaggaaatgTACTTCCCCATTAGGAAATATGCTATCAAAGTGTAG